A genomic region of Deferribacterota bacterium contains the following coding sequences:
- a CDS encoding DUF2232 domain-containing protein — protein VFLTINISYILTIIYIALLIYIYFKETNLETIKNSTENTRFIDKIIIKKGKNPISLSFLPILIFITIYLYLFGFDEKIISEANTIIKKINDLVKDKTNYDTFMINIENVRFLVNLLPSFISSYAILISYTTIQLIAKKNNHFLFFKIPDTYIPIFIILGFCIVINNNLFKLISVNSLIIFSTLFFLQGFDILNYILNTWIKRPIFKIFIYVLIFTQLPLIILLTLFGIFDNWFNFTNYIDKKINGK, from the coding sequence AGTTTTTCTTACTATTAATATATCATATATACTAACAATAATATATATAGCACTACTTATTTATATATATTTTAAAGAAACAAATTTAGAAACTATAAAAAATTCTACTGAAAATACAAGATTTATAGATAAAATAATAATAAAAAAAGGCAAGAACCCAATCTCCCTTTCTTTTTTGCCAATATTAATATTTATCACCATATACCTCTACTTATTTGGTTTTGATGAGAAAATTATTAGCGAAGCAAACACAATAATTAAAAAAATAAATGACCTTGTAAAAGATAAAACAAACTATGACACTTTTATGATTAATATTGAAAATGTTAGATTCCTTGTTAATTTACTGCCTTCATTTATCTCAAGTTATGCAATCCTAATCTCATACACAACAATTCAATTAATTGCTAAAAAAAATAATCATTTTTTGTTCTTTAAGATCCCTGACACCTATATTCCAATATTTATCATCCTTGGTTTTTGCATTGTAATAAATAACAATTTATTTAAATTAATTTCTGTCAATAGTCTTATTATATTCTCTACACTCTTTTTTCTACAAGGTTTTGACATCTTAAATTATATTCTAAATACATGGATTAAAAGACCAATTTTTAAAATTTTTATTTATGTATTAATATTTACACAACTACCTCTAATCATATTACTCACACTCTTTGGTATATTTGATAATTGGTTTAATTTTACAAACTATATAGATAAGAAAATAAATGGAAAATAA
- a CDS encoding cation diffusion facilitator family transporter has protein sequence MENNNRWKPLKYSLFLSTFLSLLKIIVGLLINSLAIIASAVDNIMDIISSTFNMLALKKSDEPPDSNHKYGHSKFEPLATYTQALILIATSLFIFYRAIVKIYRDQPVKEINVGVIVMLISLISTLFLIIYLNKKAKEYNSNLLKAETLHYKTDVFTNIGIIITLIAINFWDIYFLDPIISLAITIYILYEAIKLLLESVKELTDSEVPFNIEESINSIINEKFYNEVANFHNLRTRKAGNKIFIDMHITLNNNPTITKAHKIVNSIEDKIKGKYKNADVTIHIEPSNKD, from the coding sequence ATGGAAAATAATAACAGATGGAAACCCCTAAAATACTCCTTATTTTTATCAACTTTTTTATCATTATTGAAAATTATAGTAGGCTTACTAATAAATTCTTTAGCAATAATTGCTTCTGCAGTTGATAATATAATGGATATCATTAGCTCCACTTTTAACATGCTGGCCTTAAAAAAATCTGATGAGCCCCCCGATTCAAACCATAAATATGGACATTCCAAATTTGAACCTTTAGCTACCTATACTCAAGCATTGATACTAATTGCAACATCTCTATTTATCTTCTACAGAGCCATTGTTAAGATATATAGGGATCAACCAGTAAAAGAGATAAATGTTGGGGTTATAGTCATGTTAATCTCACTAATCTCAACATTATTCTTGATTATCTACTTAAACAAAAAAGCAAAAGAATATAATTCTAATCTTTTAAAGGCAGAAACCTTACACTATAAAACTGATGTATTCACAAATATAGGCATAATAATTACCTTAATTGCTATAAACTTTTGGGATATCTATTTTTTAGATCCAATAATTTCACTGGCTATTACCATATATATACTCTATGAGGCAATAAAACTACTACTTGAAAGTGTAAAAGAATTAACAGACTCAGAAGTTCCCTTTAATATTGAAGAATCAATAAATAGTATAATTAATGAGAAATTTTATAATGAGGTAGCAAATTTTCATAACCTTAGAACAAGAAAAGCAGGAAATAAGATTTTCATTGACATGCACATTACTTTAAATAATAATCCAACAATAACAAAGGCGCATAAAATAGTAAACTCTATTGAGGATAAGATTAAGGGTAAATATAAAAATGCTGATGTAACTATACATATTGAGCCATCAAATAAAGATTAA
- a CDS encoding LL-diaminopimelate aminotransferase, translating into MFGNEYLIADRLGGTSFGKEDTIYKFEKIKRAKRDAIKANPDKELIDLGVGEPDEKAPDEIIEVLYKEAKDKANRFYADNGIEEFKQACAKYMDNRFGIKVDSNKEVNHAIGAKSALSMIPFIFINPGDITITTVPGYPVIGTLTKYLGGEIYKLPLLKENNFLPDLESIPEDILRKAKLLYLNYPNNPTGAIAEKNFIRKAVEFAEKYNIFIIHDAAYIELTYTDKQESFLSVENAKKHVLEIHSLSKSFNMTGWRIAFVCGNEYIVKAFAAVKDNMDSGQFIPIQKAASYALEHLEYIEKNRNRYKRRLTKLTEKLRNIGFYVNEPKGTFYLYFEIPKGIKNGPTFKTAEDFCEFLIREKMISSVPWDDAGHFIRFCVAFEASRKQEDNIIDEIEKRLRSEEYLF; encoded by the coding sequence ATGTTTGGAAATGAATATTTAATAGCAGATAGGCTTGGAGGAACCTCCTTTGGTAAAGAGGATACAATTTATAAATTTGAAAAGATTAAAAGGGCTAAAAGGGATGCCATAAAGGCCAATCCTGATAAAGAACTAATTGATCTTGGAGTTGGAGAACCTGATGAGAAAGCACCTGATGAAATAATAGAAGTACTCTATAAAGAAGCAAAAGATAAAGCTAATAGATTCTATGCAGATAATGGTATAGAGGAATTTAAGCAAGCCTGTGCAAAATATATGGATAATAGATTTGGTATTAAAGTTGATAGCAATAAAGAGGTCAACCACGCAATTGGTGCAAAATCAGCACTGTCAATGATACCTTTTATTTTTATAAACCCAGGAGATATAACAATAACCACAGTGCCTGGTTATCCTGTAATTGGAACACTCACAAAATATCTTGGTGGAGAGATATATAAATTGCCTCTCTTAAAAGAGAACAATTTCTTACCAGACCTAGAGTCAATACCAGAAGATATTTTAAGAAAAGCTAAATTGCTATATCTAAATTATCCAAACAACCCAACAGGGGCTATTGCTGAAAAAAACTTCATTAGAAAAGCTGTAGAATTTGCAGAAAAATATAATATTTTTATAATACATGATGCTGCATACATTGAATTAACATATACAGATAAACAAGAGTCCTTTCTCTCAGTAGAAAATGCAAAAAAACATGTTTTAGAGATTCATTCCCTTTCAAAATCATTCAATATGACGGGTTGGAGGATAGCTTTTGTTTGCGGGAATGAGTATATAGTTAAAGCTTTTGCAGCTGTAAAAGATAATATGGATTCCGGTCAATTTATACCTATTCAAAAAGCTGCAAGCTATGCCTTAGAACACCTTGAATATATTGAAAAAAATAGAAATAGATACAAAAGAAGACTTACAAAACTAACAGAGAAACTAAGGAATATTGGCTTTTATGTTAACGAGCCAAAAGGAACCTTTTATCTTTACTTCGAAATTCCTAAAGGGATAAAAAATGGACCTACCTTTAAAACAGCTGAGGATTTTTGCGAATTTCTAATAAGAGAGAAAATGATATCATCTGTTCCATGGGATGATGCTGGACATTTCATTAGATTTTGTGTAGCCTTTGAAGCCTCCCGCAAACAAGAAGATAATATTATAGACGAAATAGAAAAACGATTGAGAAGTGAAGAATATTTATTTTAA
- the fmt gene encoding methionyl-tRNA formyltransferase, with protein MDIVFFGTPEIALPSLEKLHNRYNVRLIVCKIDKPKNRGHKYVYAPTKEFAIKHKIEVFQPKSLKNNIEAIEIIKTIKPDFLVVVAYGLIIPKEILKIPKKAPINVHFSLLPKYRGAAPVNWAIINGEKYTGVTTMLMNEKLDAGDILLQDYTTIDKKDAQQLNSELSIMGSNLLIKTLDNFNRIKPKKQNEERVNFAPMLKKEDGIINWSESAKRIECRIRGLIPWPTAYSFLNKKRIKFYKAHVKRDNHHENGFKVGQIMMITKDNIYIKTGKDILVVDELQLEGKKRMKAGEFIRGSQIKIGDIFK; from the coding sequence ATGGATATTGTTTTTTTTGGAACCCCTGAAATAGCTCTACCATCATTAGAAAAACTACACAACAGATATAATGTAAGATTAATTGTCTGCAAAATTGATAAACCAAAGAATAGAGGACACAAATATGTATACGCCCCTACAAAGGAATTTGCAATAAAACACAAAATAGAAGTTTTCCAACCAAAAAGCCTTAAAAACAATATTGAGGCCATAGAAATAATAAAGACAATTAAGCCTGATTTTTTAGTAGTTGTAGCTTATGGCCTAATAATACCAAAAGAAATACTAAAAATACCAAAGAAAGCTCCTATAAATGTGCATTTTTCACTTTTACCAAAATATAGGGGAGCTGCACCTGTAAATTGGGCTATAATAAATGGAGAGAAATACACTGGCGTTACAACAATGTTAATGAATGAGAAATTAGATGCAGGCGATATTTTGCTGCAAGATTATACAACCATAGATAAAAAAGATGCCCAACAATTAAATAGTGAATTATCTATAATGGGTTCTAATCTGCTTATAAAAACTTTAGACAATTTTAATAGAATTAAACCAAAAAAACAAAATGAAGAAAGAGTGAACTTTGCTCCAATGCTAAAAAAAGAGGACGGTATAATTAACTGGAGTGAGAGCGCTAAAAGAATAGAATGCAGGATAAGGGGTTTAATCCCCTGGCCTACAGCTTACTCATTTCTTAATAAAAAAAGAATAAAATTTTATAAAGCACATGTTAAACGTGATAACCACCATGAAAATGGGTTTAAAGTAGGCCAAATTATGATGATAACCAAAGATAATATATATATTAAAACAGGTAAAGATATATTGGTAGTTGATGAATTACAGTTAGAAGGTAAAAAAAGAATGAAGGCAG